The following are encoded together in the Brachionichthys hirsutus isolate HB-005 unplaced genomic scaffold, CSIRO-AGI_Bhir_v1 contig_492, whole genome shotgun sequence genome:
- the LOC137914104 gene encoding trafficking protein particle complex subunit 3 has protein sequence MSRQSNRTTDSKKMSSELFTLTYGALVTQLCKDYENDEEVNKQLDKMGYNIGVRLIEDFLSRSNIGRCQDFRETADVIAKVAFKMYLGITPSVTNWSPAGDEFSLILENNPLVDFVELPDKHGMLIYSNLLCGVLRGALEMVQMAVDVRFAQDTLRGDSVTEVRMKFIKRIEENLPAGDE, from the exons ATGTCCAGGCAGTCCAACCGAACAACAGACAGCAAGAAGATG AGCTCTGAGCTGTTCACGCTGACATATGGAGCTCTGGTCACTCAGCTTTGTAAAGACTATGAGAATGACGAAGAGGTCAACAAACAGCTGGACAAGAT GGGCTATAACATTGGCGTGCGTCTTATCGAGGACTTCCTGTCACGCTCCAACATCGGCAGGTGTCAGGATTTCCGAGAAACCGCTGACGTCATTGCTAAG GTGGCATTTAAGATGTACCTGGGGATCACCCCCAGCGTGACCAACTGGAGCCCCGCAGGCGACGAATTCTCCCTCATCCTCGAGAACAACCCACTAGTTGACTTTGTGGAGCTTCCGGATAAGCACGGCATGCTGATCTACTCCAACCTGCTGTGTGGCGTCCTCAGAGGAGCCCTGGAGATG GTCCAGATGGCGGTGGATGTGAGATTTGCTCAGGACACTCTGAGAGGGGACAGCGTGACCGAGGTCCGCATGAAGTTCATCAAGAGGATCGAAGAAAACCTCCCAGCGGGAGACGAGTGA